One window from the genome of Cucumis melo cultivar AY chromosome 12, USDA_Cmelo_AY_1.0, whole genome shotgun sequence encodes:
- the LOC103502205 gene encoding two-pore potassium channel 1-like: MDSGDVEQSLLLKLFDSDKRNSLLRRKSNRHGSFSHSVENNKPQNYDVAHQRVAVSQISFRKVFVLLATYLGGGTFCFFLVRDQITGKKTNGVVDSIYFCVVTMTTVGYGDLVPNSMVAKLLACVYVFTGMTLGGMILSKAADYIVEKQEILLVKAMRMRKKISSSEILQESEENKLKYKFIMTGILLWALIVVGTLFLTVVENLEFTDAFYCVCSTITTLGYGDQSFSTTAGRVFAVIWIMSGTICLAQFFLYLAELHTERRQDSLINWVLNRSLTYSDLEEADLDHDKVVSAAEFVIYKLKEMGKINQEDVSPILDTFKKLDIDQSGCLTEADIVIS; encoded by the exons ATGGACTCTGGTGATGTCGAGCAATCCTTGCTTCTTAAGTTGTTTGATTCTGATAAGAGGAATTCTCTCCTGAGAAGGAAATCTAATCGACATGGTAGTTTTTCACATTCAGTAGAAAATAATAAACCACAAAATTATGATGTAGCTCATCAACGTGTTGCTGTTTCACAAATTAGTTTTAGGAAAGTATTTGTTCTTCTAGCGACTTATTTAGGAGGAGGCacattttgttttttccttGTTCGGGATCAGATCACTGGAAAGAAAACAAATGGGGTTGTCGATTCCATTTACTTTTGTGTTGTGACAATGACCACCGTTGGGTATGGTGATCTTGTTCCTAATAGCAtggttgcaaaactacttgcaTGTGTTTATGTTTTCACTGGAATGACTCTTGGTGGGATGATTCTTAGCAAGGCAGCGGATTACATTGTCGAAAAGCAGGAAATTCTTCTGGTTAAGGCCATGCGCATGAGGAAAAAGATCAGCTCCAGTGAGATCCTTCAGGAATCTGAGGAAAACAAATTGAAATACAAATTCATTATGACTGGAATCCTCCTTTGGGCTCTTATCGTTGTTGGAACCCTTTTCTTGACTGTGGTTGAGAACCTAGAGTTCACAGATGCCTTTTATTGTGTTTGTTCCACAATCACGACTCTCGGCTATGGGGATCAGAGCTTCTCTACTACAGCCGGTCGTGTTTTTGCTGTCATTTGGATAATGAGCGGTACCATCTGCTTAGCACAGTTTTTTCTGTACCTTGCAGAATTACACACAGAAAGGAGACAAGACTCACTGATTAATTGGGTTCTCAACCGAAGCCTCACATATTCGGATCTTGAAGAAGCAGACCTTGATCATGATAAAGTAGTAAG TGCTGCAGAATTTGTAATATATAAACTAAAGGAAATGGGGAAGATCAATCAGGAAGACGTTTCTCCCATACTTGACACTTTTAAGAAGCTTGACATTGATCAATCAGGATGTCTAACAGAAGCTGATATAGTAATCTCATAG
- the LOC127144230 gene encoding uncharacterized protein LOC127144230: protein MEQLSIESSLNLNNHDDIFTTSSSSKNCSSKVEWLKRMVKLIVFCFVLGLFFSVFSLFPHSFSVYFSTFLFSILNHAMERKYMFLICNIGILFLLATSSVSSSSSSFGNYCSFPHSHHNHHDNLFEHDVMAAAAIDEESDSDQAQEEEEEEEEEEEEEEEKEEGIICRGELLVEELEEDEEGCFTDEAEEEDQKEGKRRELEIVVSTEELNKKIEDFIRKMKEEMRIEAAQTHLIAV from the coding sequence ATGGAACAACTCTCAATTGAAAGCAGCTTGAATCTTAATAATCATGATGATATATTTacaacatcatcatcatcaaagAATTGCAGCAGCAAAGTTGAATGGTTGAAAAGGATGGTGAAGCTGattgtgttttgttttgttttaggGTTGTTTTTTTCTGTCTTCTCTTTATTTCCCCATTCCTTTAGTGTCTACTTTTCAACTTTCCTCTTCTCCATTCTAAACCATGCCATGGAAAGAAAATACATGTTCTTAATTTGTAATATTGGAATTCTGTTTCTTCTTGCCACTTcctctgtttcttcttcttcctcttcttttggGAATTATTGTTCATTTCCCCATTCCCATCATAATCATCATGACAACTTATTTGAACATGATGTTATGGCCGCTGCTGCCATTGATGAAGAATCTGATTCTGACCAGGCTCaagaagaggaggaagaagaagaagaagaagaagaagaagaagaagaaaaggaagaaggaatAATTTGTAGAGGTGAATTATTAGTGGAAGAattagaagaagatgaagaagggTGTTTTACAGATGAGGCTgaagaagaagatcaaaaagaaggaaaaaggagAGAATTAGAGATAGTGGTGAGTACAGAAGAATTGAACAAGAAAATTGAAGACTTTATTAGAAAAATGAAGGAGGAAATGAGGATTGAAGCAGCTCAAACTCACCTCATTGCTGTGTAA